A single region of the Amphiprion ocellaris isolate individual 3 ecotype Okinawa chromosome 4, ASM2253959v1, whole genome shotgun sequence genome encodes:
- the elmod2 gene encoding ELMO domain-containing protein 2, with the protein MLGYIWQYVYTSFLRYWLKWLIRQATGKCELQRICSECKPGATRTAKAEYSLRSSKSKVLRGALETSKDNLEQCVDQIMKEKNVKPQKDPQFKASLNICLLQITGYSSLYVSVEDLRKEVFSADNLEHEAMLLKLWDLLMPSVKLESRITKQWGDIGFQGDDPKTDFRGMGLLGLINLVFFSENYTMEARRVLSHANHPKLGYSYAIVGINLTEMAYSLLKSGALKPHFYNTVQGTPELQHFHQLYCYLAYEFDKFWVAEEPESIMHFNQYREKFHTIVKTHLQEPDASLTLTVSSKN; encoded by the exons ATGTTGGGCTACATCTGGCAGTATGTTTACACATCCTTCCTGAGATACTGGCTGAAGTGGCTCATCAGACAGGCAACAGGGAAATGTGAGCTGCAGAGAATATGTTCTGAATGCAAACCTGGAGCAACAAGGACCGCAAAAGCAG AGTACTCTCTTCGCTCTTCAAAGAGCAAG GTCTTAAGAGGAGCCTTGGAAACCAGTAAGGATAATTTAGAGCAATGTGTGGATCAAATTATGAAGGAAAAGAATGTCAAACCTCAGAAAGATCCCCA gtTCAAGGCAAGCCTaaacatctgtctgctacaGATTACAGGATACAGCAGCTTGTATGTATCTGTAGAAGACTTGAGGAAGGAAGTTTTCAGCGCAGACAACCTTGAACACGAGGCCATGCTTTTAAAG CTGTGGGACTTGTTGATGCCGTCGGTCAAATTGGAGTCCAGGATCACTAAACAGTGGGGAGACATTGGATTCCAAGGAGACGACCCCAAGACAGACTTCAGAGGAATGGGCCTGTTGGGCCTAATTAACCTTGT GTTTTTTAGCGAAAACTACACAATGGAGGCTCGCCGGGTGTTGTCTCATGCAAACCATCCTAAACTAGG GTATTCCTATGCCATAGTTGGGATAAACTTGACAGAGATGGCCTACAGCCTCCTGAAGAGTGGTGCTCTGAAACCACATTTCTACAATACAGTCCAGGGCACCCCAGAGCTGCAGCATTTTCATCAGCTCTACT gtTATCTGGCTTATGAATTTGATAAATTCTGGGTGGCAGAAGAACCAGAGAGCATCATGCACTTCAATCAGTACAGAGAAAAATTCCACACAATTGTGAAGACACATCTACAGGAGCCCGATGCGTCTCTCACACTGACTGTCAGCTCAAAAAACTAA
- the ucp1 gene encoding mitochondrial brown fat uncoupling protein 1 — translation MVGLKPSDVPPPLGVKMASAGAAACIADIVTFPLDTAKVRLQIQGEKTAVGGIRYRGVFGTISTMIRTEGPRSLYNGLVAGLQRQLCFASIRIGLYDNVKNFYTGGKDNPGVLIRILAGCTTGAMAVSFAQPTDVVKVRFQAQMNLDGVARRYNGTMQAYKHIFQNEGIRGLWKGTLPNITRNALVNCTELVTYDLIKEAILKHKLMSDNLPCHFVSAFGAGFVTTVIASPVDVVKTRYMNSPPGQYKSAINCAWTMLTKEGPSAFYKGFVPSFLRLGSWNVVMFVSFEQIKRAMMVSKKRMEATN, via the exons ATGGTCGGACTTAAACCCTCagatgttcctcctcctctggggGTGAAGATGGCGAGTGCTGGAGCGGCCGCCTGTATAGCCGATATCGTCACATTTCCTCTGGACACAGCCAAAGTCAGACTACAG ATTCAGGGAGAGAAGACAGCAGTGGGAGGCATCCGCTACAGGGGGGTGTTTGGGACCATCAGCACCATGATCCGGACAGAGGGCCCCAGGTCTCTGTACAACGGGCTGGTAGCCGGGCTCCAGAGACAGCTGTGCTTCGCCTCCATCAGAATCGGCCTCTACGACAACGTCAAAAACTTCTACACCGGAGGCAAAGACA ATCCCGGTGTGCTGATTCGTATCCTGGCTGGCTGCACTACGGGAGCGATGGCAGTGTCCTTCGCACAACCCACCGACGTGGTCAAGGTTCGATTTCAGGCCCAGATGAACCTGGATGGCGTGGCTCGTCGCTACAATGGCACCATGCAGGCCTACAAGCACATCTTCCAGAATGAAGGCATACGAGGACTCTGGAAAG GAACATTACCAAACATCACAAGAAATGCGTTGGTCAACTGCACAGAGCTGGTTACGTACGATctgatcaaggaggccatcctCAAACACAAGCTGATGTCAG ACAACCTGCCGTGCCACTTCGTGTCCGCGTTCGGTGCCGGCTTTGTTACCACGGTGATTGCCTCGCCTGTAGATGTGGTGAAAACGAGATACATGAACTCTCCACCGGGCCAGTACAAAAGCGCCATCAACTGTGCCTGGACCATGTTGACTAAAGAGGGGCCCTCGGCCTTCTACAAGGG atttgtgCCCTCGTTTCTGAGACTGGGATCATGGAACGTTGTGATGTTCGTCTCGTTCGAGCAAATCAAGAGAGCAATGATGGTCTCGAAGAAGAGGATGGAGGccacaaattaa